The bacterium genome includes a region encoding these proteins:
- a CDS encoding RluA family pseudouridine synthase, which yields MEKRHKSFEILSEDEDYILINKYAGTLTLPDRFDPAIPNLYHILKSKYGDVFIVHRIDRQTSGVIAFAKNAVAHKELNLQFEGHQVQKKYLVLVQGVLNDAEGVIDLAIGENSGKAGTMRIDTAYGKKSVTQYRVIEKYLNYTLVEAVPLSGRTHQIRVHFKAIGHPLAVDELYGHAEGIKLSSIKKTYKIKTGEIEKPLIARLTLHAKSLRFYHFRRKEQVTIEAPVPKDFDRTIKQLRKLSPLPVL from the coding sequence ATGGAAAAGCGGCATAAATCCTTTGAAATTCTATCAGAAGACGAGGATTATATTTTAATAAATAAATACGCAGGTACGCTAACTCTGCCTGACCGTTTTGATCCAGCCATCCCTAATCTGTATCATATCCTGAAAAGCAAGTATGGAGATGTGTTTATCGTTCACCGCATCGACCGGCAAACGAGCGGTGTGATCGCATTTGCAAAAAATGCAGTTGCGCATAAGGAACTTAACCTTCAGTTTGAAGGCCATCAGGTCCAAAAAAAATATTTGGTTCTTGTGCAGGGTGTGTTGAACGATGCGGAAGGTGTTATTGATCTTGCAATCGGTGAGAACTCCGGCAAGGCCGGAACTATGAGAATCGATACGGCTTATGGAAAAAAATCTGTCACGCAATACCGTGTCATTGAAAAATATTTGAATTATACTCTGGTCGAAGCAGTGCCTCTGTCCGGCAGAACCCATCAAATCCGTGTTCATTTCAAAGCCATAGGCCATCCTTTGGCGGTGGACGAATTGTATGGACATGCGGAAGGTATCAAGCTTTCCTCTATTAAAAAAACATATAAGATCAAGACCGGTGAAATTGAGAAGCCCTTAATCGCGCGATTAACCCTCCACGCAAAATCTCTTCGCTTTTATCACTTTCGGCGGAAAGAGCAGGTCACTATAGAAGCACCCGTGCCGAAGGATTTTGACCGTACTATTAAACAGTTAAGGAAATTAAGCCCTCTTCCGGTTCTCTGA
- the rnhA gene encoding ribonuclease HI codes for MTTAAIPHVTIYTDGACKGNPGKGSWAAVLLFENVNGKVKKEISGIQMQTTNNQMELTAVIEALQCLKQPCKVTLYSDSAYIVNAFRQRWITNWQRNGWKTKTKEPVKNRELWENLLNLCARHDVTFAKVKGHAGVHYNERVDELANLALE; via the coding sequence ATGACCACTGCAGCCATACCCCATGTTACCATTTATACTGACGGTGCTTGCAAAGGCAATCCAGGTAAAGGTTCGTGGGCAGCCGTTCTTTTGTTTGAAAATGTGAACGGCAAGGTCAAAAAAGAAATTTCCGGAATTCAGATGCAAACAACCAATAACCAGATGGAATTGACCGCGGTGATCGAGGCTTTGCAGTGCTTGAAACAGCCGTGCAAGGTAACTTTGTACTCGGACAGCGCCTATATTGTGAACGCTTTCCGGCAGCGCTGGATCACGAATTGGCAGCGCAATGGCTGGAAAACGAAAACCAAAGAACCGGTAAAAAACAGAGAATTGTGGGAAAACTTGTTAAATCTCTGCGCCCGGCATGACGTGACCTTTGCAAAGGTAAAGGGACATGCCGGAGTTCATTATAATGAACGCGTAGATGAATTGGCCAACCTCGCACTGGAATAG
- a CDS encoding lipoate--protein ligase family protein — protein sequence MVWNFIDTGLHAGKFNMLLDESIAEKVANGSAPSVLRFFQWHPYCISLGKNQKIVEINTKKCEEEGVDLVYRPTGGRAILHAEELTYSVIFNDDISGSIEETYRQISEALVQGLRKLEIPAEVAPVQADFKALYKQPSSAACFSSSAKYEIQVNGKKLVGSAQRRFAGSVLQHGSILIGSYHRQLTEFLNLDDTEKRRMSRMLQDKTIEIEQIKSIDLDELKLQLKLAFEERFGIIFREPEEGLISLTV from the coding sequence ATGGTCTGGAATTTCATCGACACCGGATTACATGCCGGCAAGTTTAACATGCTATTAGACGAAAGCATTGCCGAAAAAGTTGCTAACGGCAGCGCCCCATCCGTATTGCGTTTTTTTCAGTGGCATCCCTACTGTATTTCACTTGGAAAAAACCAAAAGATCGTGGAAATAAATACGAAAAAATGCGAAGAAGAAGGCGTCGATTTGGTCTATAGACCGACAGGAGGGCGGGCCATTCTGCACGCAGAGGAATTGACATACAGCGTCATTTTCAATGATGATATTTCAGGCAGCATTGAAGAAACGTATCGTCAGATCAGTGAGGCGCTCGTGCAAGGATTACGAAAGTTAGAAATTCCGGCGGAGGTGGCGCCGGTGCAGGCGGATTTTAAGGCGTTGTATAAACAGCCGTCGTCTGCAGCATGTTTTTCGAGTTCGGCCAAATATGAAATACAAGTAAATGGGAAAAAACTGGTAGGAAGCGCTCAGAGGCGATTTGCCGGTTCGGTACTGCAACATGGCTCTATACTGATAGGTTCGTATCACCGGCAATTGACAGAGTTTCTGAATTTGGATGACACAGAAAAAAGAAGGATGTCCCGGATGTTGCAGGACAAGACGATAGAAATTGAACAGATTAAAAGTATAGATTTGGATGAACTAAAATTACAGCTTAAGCTGGCATTTGAGGAGCGGTTCGGAATTATCTTCAGAGAACCGGAAGAGGGCTTAATTTCCTTAACTGTTTAA